A genomic segment from Dermacentor silvarum isolate Dsil-2018 chromosome 11, BIME_Dsil_1.4, whole genome shotgun sequence encodes:
- the LOC119432817 gene encoding pyrokinin-1 receptor, protein MAYDMDTSSSSELSADQWPSRNWTGAAGGDNSSPLYLSEGEEEEEPLTTVVAMTVVYAVILVTGVTGNVCTCIVIARHRYMHTATNFYLFSLSVSDLLLLLLGLPQEMYQLWRKYPYAFGEAFCVLRGLTSEMSTNASILTITAFTVERYVAICHPLRAHTMSQLPRAIRSIVGIWIVAGAFAVPLALQFGIVYQRTADGSGFLPETAACMLKRPVEHAFTVSTVLFFVLPISVISVLYILIGLQLRRSNAATRRDCSPDMNGKSHHPRSSAMVPMRTPRQSGGGSKRAVVKMLG, encoded by the exons ATGGCCTACGACATGGACACCAGTTCCTCCTCGGAGTTGTCCGCCGACCAGTGGCCGTCGAGAAACTGGACCGGGGCCGCCGGCGGTGACAACAGCTCGCCGCTCTACCTCTCGGaaggcgaggaggaggaggagccgcTGACCACAGTGGTCGCCATGACCGTCGTGTACGCCGTCATCCTCGTCACCGGCGTGACGGGCAACGTCTGCACGTGCATCGTGATCGCGCGACATCGGTACATGCACACGGCGACCAACTTCTACCTGTTCAGCCTGTCCGTGTCAGacctgctgctcctgctgctgggCCTGCCGCAGGAAATGTACCAGCTGTGGCGAAAGTACCCGTACGCCTTCGGCGAGGCCTTCTGCGTGCTCCGGGGCCTGACCTCGGAGATGTCGACCAACGCCTCGATATTGACCATCACGGCGTTCACGGTGGAGCGCTACGTGGCCATCTGCCACCCGCTCAGGGCGCACACCATGTCTCAGCTGCCGCGGGCCATCCGCTCCATAGTGGGGATATGGATCGTCGCCGGAGCGTTCGCCGTGCCGCTGGCGCTACAATTCGGCATCGTGTACCAGCGCACCGCGGACGGGTCGGGCTTCTTGCCCGAGACGGCGGCGTGCATGCTCAAGCGGCCCGTGGAGCACGCGTTCACCGTGTCCACGGTGCTCTTCTTTGTTCTGCCCATCAGTGTGATATCGGTGCTGTACATCCTCATTGGGCTGCAGCTGCGCCGCTCCAACGCGGCCACGCGGCGCGACTGCTCGCCGGATATGAACGGCAAGAGCCACCACCCGAGGAGTAGCGCGATGGTCCCCATGCGCACCCCGCGACAGTCCGGTGGAGGCTCCAAGCGTGCCGTCGTCAAGATGCTAG GGTGA